The Vicia villosa cultivar HV-30 ecotype Madison, WI unplaced genomic scaffold, Vvil1.0 ctg.002598F_1_1, whole genome shotgun sequence genomic interval TATTTTTATATGGTATATTATGGTTTTGTATGGTTTCGTACGACAACCCTAAATATTAGGGCTGCTATTCTTACACTATAATATTACACTTTGTATCTACACCATATAAAATACAGCAAATATGTGTACTTTTTGCATTGGAAAAGGTGaagaataattattaaatattataaaatgaatGAAACCGTATTTTATACGGTGTAATTGTAAGATATAGTGTAAGTTTATCATTCCTCccctaaatattaattaaattcgaGTTATATTCTTTCAATTGAATcaaatttataatttacaaactaatattttaaattttttagttaAGGATGTGATTGGTTTAAGAGAAATAAGGAAGAGATGATGAGGTGAAAGAGAAGTAGAAAAAAGGGAGAGAATTTCTCTGGATTGATTAAGAATAGAgatagagaaaaataagaaaaagaagaagagtgaGAACAACTATTTTTTAAATTCTTCAAAAGACAGAAGAAAGATCTAAAAAGTGTTTTTAtagttattaattttatatttatgtccctattgtatattaattcaatatttttatacATTTAAAATGAATAACATTTTTTATTCCTATCTCTTTCTCTTTATTTTCACGTATACCTTACATTAACTCAaatcttctttttctctcttatacttttcttttctatttttctctttttttttttttactatctcTTCACCATCAATCACACCTAAAAGTATCTAATTATGAAATTTacctatttaaaaaaatgtttataaatatctttttaactagataaaaaattaattttttttttacaaatattattattttttttcaaaaacataaagATGTTGATAGTGGATCGATTCGGACCATAAATGGGCAGCATgatatattctaaaaataaattataattagtaTGAAAATAGTGTTTTATTTtaccttttttcttttgaatggaATCATGGAATGAATTgatttgataatatatattttatataattgcaGCTCACAATATTAAATAAGGATAATCTAGATATTCATACGTTCGAGCGGTGCAAGACGCTTAATTTTGAGGTATTCGGAGATTGTATCGGCCAAATTTGCAAATTGTATGTAGCTAGGGTTGGATCAGACGGTTGGATCCCAGAGTCAATCACTGCATTCTACCGTGACTATCCCCCAATCACATTCATCTACAATGTTTTCATTCTTGATGATAAACAAGGACATGGCTTCGATTATTGTCAACATTAAGTTTAATGTTACATCTTTAAATACTCGTCtttcttttcttgaataaaaaaaatacttattgCATTTTGTTAAAGATCAAATTGtcaataaacatatttatataatatataaaccatTTTCATTACAAAAGATGAATGATCCAGTTATATTAGTCTCTTACATTACTACTTAATGCTGATTTTAATTGGCTGGAAGCAACATGTCAAAGAAGATGTTGAAACATGTTCCATTCGACATCGCGCCAGGGCTTATCTTTCAGTTACTTCAGACTCAAGTAATTGACAGCTGCAGAATATTACTAACCAATATTATGCAATCATATGTGGCGCAAAGAAGAATCTAGAAGAATTAAATCGAAATATGTTTGATTGAAGACCTTCTAATTTTGGAGATTtattaggaagatttgattgaagacctattttgtagGAGAATCTTTTGGAGATTTGTAACAGCTAATGAAACTGTAATTAGAAGCCCAAGTCTAGTTGGAAATAGGTTATGAATAGAAGCTTTGAATCCTAGGTTTAATAGGGAAACCAATATGTAAAATTATAAGGGTTGTGTTGGTTGGTGAAACCACCCGGTTTGTGGGACGGTAACCTTGTTCTCACTCAAAAtcctttaggtaatgagttgagtattgttcttggaggaagcttttaagcaactccAAGTTGGTATTCTTAGTCTAGAGTCAAGGCTGAGTATGGAGGGAAGTGCGGCTTCCTGCTCGACATACGAGTGTGTTTCCtcatcatggaagtgtgtcttttATTCTATGGATACAAGACTGTGGAAACTAGGCCGTTGGTACAGCTCATGGGACTAGAAATTGTACAACACCATTGCGATTTTTGGATGTGGGATggtgatttctcatatctagggagaacctaggtagagattgcattggttAGGGATTACGCGAGAAGTTGTAAATGGGAGagtttaactttgaattgatactacagATAGTGGATctcattcctggcttggtatgcccccagagtagatAGTTAAACCGAACTGAGTAAacaattttgtatgtttttcttttctttttagtaGTGTTATTTTCTTGCATGTGTTATCAATGTCAaatcagatgtctcaacatcctcATAGGACATCTGAGTCTGCTGTAccataatttcaattggtatcagagcagtcATCATGTTCGTTTTTCAGGTGAGATCTCTGGGAAGATACTTTCTAGTTCATGTTCAAGAAAGATAGTTGTGCTGAAAAGTTGCATGGACTTGGTCAGTTCATATGTTTAAGAAttgtccctagaagtggagggtGGACTATTCGTGACAAGGTGTTTGGTGACCTTGCCTTGAGGGTGTCAGGAGAGCAGTGACTCATGTTGTTCCTGAAGCTTGGTGAAGGAGTTTTTTTGTTTATTCTGCTGCATCTGATGGAAAAATTTGGGTGTATCCTTTGATGATGCATCATATGGTGTGATACATGGAGGATTGTGTCGATTAAAGTATCCAAAGATACTCGAGGTTTGTCTCAGGTCCAATCATAAAAGCATTTACAATAAGTTTGTAGATGAGAGATCATAAGGAAGCAATTTATTTTTGCTCTCTTCTCTGGAAGACCAACCCCAAGTATTTACTTCAGCAGATTATGCAGGATTTTGCTGATTAAAGAGATTGTACAACAAATGCTTTGGGAGCtatcatacctcaaaatttgcccatcatatttcaaaatattttggctcaagcactTAGAAATAAGCCTGACTATCTCTCTCCTTAGCAATCAACCCACAATTAGGGTTTAGCTTCTCTCAAAGATCAAATCatgttctaagacctcaaatggatcccatggcctcttttatgcttcaaagggtcctcatgccaagtttcaagctcttattcataagattgcttagtcaacagctcaaatggtcaacagttgactagtctgacctaaaagtcaactatggtcaaagtacaaccaaaacttttgatttttggtcaatatcaatattttaatgttagattcatcatttgatcaaggattgatcatgtttcatctagaagagctccaaaatcatcaaaaccctaagtttctaaattagggtttttttaaggagaaagtcaacccaactttgactgatcatatctctctcatgctttatcagaaattccccaatcaaagcttattctcaaggaaattcaattctctacaacttttatgttggacccaaggtcaagaaatgcttccgcataagagatataagtcaaaacattacaggtccttctagaagctcgcaaaaagcagttttttgtcaagagccatatcatcaagataaaatcctcaaatggaaaaaaaggTCCCAGAGTGTCCTGTAAAGGATGCTtggaggtttccaaaaagtcctagaacaccttcatatgatataTATTGAATGAGTTAGGGATTGCAAAAGTTGGGCAATTCTAAGAAAATGCACATAAGGCAAAGtggtcaatttttattatttttatttatttttatttcatgatttaatcacttaaattcaaattaaatggaatgaaataatgaaaataatataagATTTGATTGAGATTAAATTTCTATCAAAAATTGAGGAATATATTGACATAAAAGCAAGAGAATTTTGTGGAGAGAGAAGGAGATATGATTTGAACCAAAATAGTATGATTTATAAGacttttttcaatcaaatattctaTCATCCAATCATGGATTTCTTGGCTCTTTTGTTGACCTAAATTTCAAGCTATATATATGCAAAAGGAGTCAGCCACAAGGGACGAAAATTTTCAGAAGAAGAATAGGGGTTTTAAAAGTGCAAAATATTCAAAGTTTAGGGCAAAATCGTATGGCTCTTTCCAAGCAACATCAAGGACAAACACTTGTCCCATTCCACTCAGAAGGTAATATAGAGTAAGTCCAGACATTTTATAGAATGCAATAGCACTTAAAACTTGAGTTTCACAAGCTCCATAAGCTCCATATTCATGACGATTGTATCTCATAAAATATTGTGAAATCTTGTGGTTTAATGGTTTGTTTAAGTTTATAGGATGTTTTAGAGAAGAATAGACCCCTCATTCATAAGATTTGAGGCCGAAACCATGAGTTGCCATggtgttagttaccaatttgtgtaaatatcttaggtaatttttggtaactctcaagtctttttgtggttaatagtagtattttattgtcatttggtatatatttattcttatatttatattattgttgaatagttcttatctttgcaatctatgttggattttgtagtttttatagataattggaagctgggaccatggaaaaagcactttgaagatgttcctagaccaaagccaaggattgctgaaaagaggtagcgcgctaagcgaggttgagcccgctaagcgcgcttttgaagaaaagaaggaagttctggcagagagttccgcgctaagcgaggtctggagcccgcttagcgcggttgggcggtttaagcaattattgatagcgcgcttagcgggctgcaccgcgctaagcgcggtctgcgaaactttgtttatttgtttatgggccagatcacttttgagAGTGTGttggagatattttagagagaaacaagagcaatatacactgtagcaaatatagagttgaagattggaagccttgatcgtcgattaatcgccattt includes:
- the LOC131639341 gene encoding embryo-specific protein ATS3B-like isoform X1; this translates as MKSLTLMITFSIIIVFSHASPTIITRLQPHMNQSSAFNLTQQQINMTKLVKPCTYMISVKTSCNSPANSADIITILFGDAVGNELTILNKDNLDIHTFERCKTLNFEVFGDCIGQICKLYVARVGSDGWIPESITAFYRDYPPITFIYNVFILDDKQGHGFDYCQH